The Gemella massiliensis DNA segment TTGCAGAAAAAACAATATCACGATTACAGATTTAATGGCAAAGGTTAAAAAAGAACAAACGGAAATGAAAAAGGAGAAAACAGATGAGAACAGTTATGAAAAATAAGGTATTTACAAGGTTAATGACAGCTTTATTTCTTGCGGTTATGGTCATGATAGCAGCTTACCCATCGGTAGCCTATGCACAAATTGATGAAAAAGAAGCGGCAAAGGAAACAGTAAAGGAAGAACCGAAAAAACCGGAAATTACAGTTATTAAAAAGGAAGAAGAAAAAGAAGTTCGCTATCCCAATAAGTTAAATGCCAAAGAACCTGAGAACTTAAAACAAAATAATGCGGCTTCAAACAGTGAAAAGGTAAATACAAATAAGGGAGTGGCTTCCGCTCCCTCAAAAGCAAGGGCTTCCGTTACGGAAAACAAGGATAATGCAAACAAAGATTATCCGATTCATCATAACAGTGATAAGGACAATAAAGAAACAGACAAATATTCTGCCGATGCCAGACAGTTTATTACCTTTAAGACGAAGAACGGTAAGACCTTTCACTTAATCATCAATCACGATGAACAGGGAGAAAATGTAATGCTCCTTACCGAAGTTTCCGAAGATGATTTACTAAATATGGTTGAAGCAAAGGAAAAACCGAAAGAAGTAGTTAAGGAAGAACCTGTAAAACAAGAGAAAACGGAAGAAGCAAAGTCTGAAAAAAAGGAAGAAAAAAGCAGCACCGGAACATATATCCTGCTTGCTCTTGTAACTTTGGGGGCGTTGGGAGCAGGATATTATTTTAAGGTAGCAAAGAAGAAAGAAGATAAGGAGCTGGAATCCTTAGAGGAAGATGATGATTTCTTTTCGGAAGGGGAAGGCAATGAAGAAATGGAAAATGAAACAGAAACAGATGACAGTGAAGATGAATTAGAAGAATAATTCTTCACGAAAAACATATAATATTCATAACATAACACAGGGCGAGAGAACTACAACTTTCGCCCCATTTTACTGAAAACAAGGAGGAAAAACGATATGGAACTTGTGATAGCAGAAAAACCGAGTGTTGCCCTATCCATTGCCAAAGTGATTGGAGCAAAGAATAAAAAAGACGGATACTATGGGGGTAACGGATACAGAGTAAGCTGGTGTGTCGGGCATTTAATTCAAATGGCAAATCCCGATGCTTACGATGAAAAGTATGCAAAATGGAAGATTGATGACTTGCCGATTATTCCAAGCGAGTATCAGTACGAAGTGGCAAAGGCGACAAAAAAGCAGTTTAACACCCTTAAAAAGCTGATGAATGATAAGGAGATTGATACAGTTATCAATGCTTGTGATGCAGGACGGGAGGGAGAAGCAATCTTCAGACTTGTATATCTTCAAGCAAACTGCAAAAAGAAGATGAAAAGGCTTTGGATTTCATCAATGGAAGATTCTGCAATTAAAGACGGCTTTGATAATCTAAAAGACGGAAAAGACTATGGCAATCTTTTTGAGTCGGCACAGGCAAGAGCAATTGCAGATTGGCTTGTCGGGATGAATATCAGCAGGCTTTATTCCTGCCTGTATAAGCAAAATTACAGTGTTGGGAGAGTTCAGACACCTACCCTTTCCATGATTGTTAAAAGAGATGACGAGATAGCAAATTTTAAGAAAGAAAAATACTATACGGTAGAACTTGAACTTGACGGCTTTACTCTTTCGACAGAACGAATTAACAGCTTGGAAGTGGCAGAACAGCTTAAAAACTTAATCGAAGGCAGGATAGAAATTGCGGATGTCATTCAGAAAGAGAAAATTATAAAGCCTGATCTGCCCTTTGACCTTACAACCTTGCAAAGAGAGTGCAATAAGTATTTCGGATACAGTGCAAAACAAACCCTTGATTACGCACAGAGTTTATACGAGAAGAAGCTGATTACTTATCCAAGAACGGACAGCAGATATTTAACCGAAGATATGATTACAAGCACAGTCAACAACATTTTAGGGAAAAATGACTTTGATACAGAGCGTATCAAGATAGTATTCAATTCTAAAAAAGTTACGGATCATCATGCGGTTATCCCGACCGTATCATCGCTCAGTGAAGATATATCCAAACTTCCTGAAAGTGAAGCAAAAGTATATCGACTGATTTCTAATAAGTTTCATGCAAGTGTAGGCTATTCACTCACCCAAAATACTACTAAAATTGTAGCTGAATTTGACGGTTTTGAATTTACAAGTACCGGCAATGTAATTAAAGAGGAGGGCTTTACAAAATACCTTAAAGAATACAAATCTAAGAAGAATGAAGGATCTGTTTTGCCGGAGGTAAATGTGGGAGATGTCCTTGAAATAAAGGAGAAAGAGATTAAAGAAAAGTACAGTCAACCTCCTAAACACTTTACAGAGGATACACTCCTAAAGGCTATGGAGCTTGCAGGTAGTGATGCACTGGAAAAAGGTGTTGAAGTGGAAAGAGAAGGACTTGGAACACCGGCAACAAGAGCAGGCATTATTGAAAATCTGATTTACAAAGAATTTATTGAACGAGATAAGAAGAATCTGATTGCAACACCGAAAGGAAAAAGCCTGATAGAGATTGTTGCAGATAACTTTAAATCGGCAGAAATGACGGCACAGTGGGAAATGGAATTGTCTGAAATAGCACAGGGCAAATCTTCCAAAAAAGAATTTTTAGAAAAGATTGAGGAACAGATAAAACATACGGTAGAGGAACACCAGAAGAATGAATAGGAAAAATGAATAGGAAATTAAATCCCCCGAAATCGGGGGAATTAGAAAAAGGAGGTAAAAATGCGAATCAATGATTTTCATAACATTTTGGAGCTTGTAAAACAGGACATTTTGCATAGTGAAGCAGAGTACCTGAAGCTCCTAAAGGTTGTCGGAAACAATCAACGATACGACTTTAGAAGTCAGATAAGTATCTATGATAAAAATCCGGAAGCAACAGCCTGTGCCAAGTTCGACTATTGGCGTGAACGCTTCCATCGAACTGTTGTACGAGGACAAAAAGGGATTCCGATCTTAGAAGATTCCGGCATAAAAAAAAGAGTGGACTACATTTTTGATGTAAGCCAGACCGTTTCAAGAAACAGAGATGTCAATGAGGTCAATCTTTGGCGATTTGATAAAGAATCTCATCAAGAGGTCTTAAAGGAGATGATAGCAAATGAAGGCTATGAAGAAAGTGAAAGTAACCTTGAAAATATCTTTTTTCTAAGCAGAATTTATGGTGATGAAAAGATAGACAGCTTGATGAATGAGCTTAGAATAGCTGATGAGGACAGAATATCCTTTGTCAAATTTGTAAGGGATTCCATCAGCTATGCGGTAGCTTCAAGGTTTAAGGTAGATTATCCGATGGATAAGGAGCTGTTAAGAGAAAATTTCAAAAGACTGGACAGCATATCCCTTATGAGCCTTGGTGAAACCGTATCGGATATTAGTGGAAATATCATAGATACAACCATTCAAAAGAGCAAAGAGATAGAGCTTCAAAAAGGAGTTTTAAGAAGCAGAGAAGCAGGATATAATAAGATTAAAGAAGAAATTGAGGAAGGAGAAAACTATGTACTTCGACGAGATGATAAGGAAAGAATTAGTGAAACCGAGCGAGTTTTCAGAAATGGGGAGTACGGAGGAGATAATAGAGAAAATCAGGGAGAAAACATTGGACAACTTGGAGAAGCAGACGGACTTCATCAAGGAATACCCGAATCCGACCTACGCAGTGATGAGGCTGGATTATCTTTCACAGAGCGAGGAGCAGAGCCGCTTCGAGATGTTAGTGGATCTATACAAGGAGAAGAAGCTGAAAGAACACCTGATGGACATTCAGAAACAGGCGATAGACTTTATGAGAACAGAGAAGCCGAAACTGATGAAGGCTTGGCAGATCGAGAGCGAGAGCAATCCGCAGTATGGGGCGATAATTTCAGCCTTGAAGGAAATGACCATCAAGGAAATCGTGGAAATCTAAAAGAAAATACTAAAGTAGAGATAAGAGAAGCGGACAAGGCTTCTTTTTCTTTGCCTGAAAATTCTTATGGACAGATAAGGCTTAGCATCCCTCTTGCTCAGAAAGATATAGACACTGTCCTTATTAACGGAGGAAATCACGATGGTGGCAGACTTCCTGTTATTGCCGAGTTTTCTAAAGGAAAAAGCAATGAAGAATTGGGAGAATACCTTAAAAATACTTTTCAAGGGGGAAACGGCTATATCATTGACGGAAGTGAAATCTCAGCTTGGTATTCGGGTAAGGGGATTCATTTTGCTTCCGGAACATCGGCAAGAGAAGATAACACACAAGTTTTAAGTTGGAGTGATGCTGCCAACAGAATTGCTGAACTTCTTAACAGCGGAGAGTTTGCTACCAATGTGGAGATTTCAGAAGCCTTGGATTATGAAAGGGACAGAATTTCAGAATCCCTATGGTATCTTATTCACGATTTGAGTGTGGAAGGAAAAGAACAAGGCTTTTTTGAATTTCTCGAAAAGGGAGGTGGCTTTCCGGATGAAACAAAACGATTATCCGAGGCACTGAAAAATCCTGAATACCTTGTAAATGTTATCAAAGAGTATGGACGATTTTTAGAAGCATATAGAGAAGATAGAGATGTATTAAGGTTTCACTATCATAAGGTGGACAGCCTTTATCAGAAGCTACAGGAGCTTGAACTGTCAAGAAAAGAATACAGTACCAATCTGACCGAACTTCCGAAAGTAAAAGCATTTATTACGGAAGATGAAGTCCTTGCTACTCTTTCAAGAGGAAGCGGAATCGATAGAGGAAAAGAGCGAATTACAAAGTTTTTCAAAGAAAACCACACTTTACAGGAAAAAGCCGACTTCTTAAAAGATGAATACGGAACAGGAGGAAGAAGCCATGCGGTATCAGGTTTGACAGGTAGTGGAGAATGGCACGATGCCAAAGGAATAAAACTGGAAAAGAATGATTGTAATGATGTGTTTCTTACTTGGTCAAGCGTAGCAAAGCATATTGATGAACTGCTTTCTAAAAATCTTTATGAAGAAAAGAAAATAGAAAGTAAGGCAGAGAGAGAAGAATCAAAAGAACCACAAAAATCACAATATTATTCCAAAGATGAACCTGAAAATCTGATGACAAAGGAAATGCTTGAAAGAGTACCGGAGATTTATACACAGGAAGATGTGGAGTTGGCGGATAAGGAAGTTCATGCAGCATATATTATTCCGTTTAGAAGTAACTGGACTTGGTATATGACAGAGTACGACAGAGAAAGCGGAGAAGCCTTTGGGCTTGTAGTCGGAATTGAGCCTGAATGGGGATATTTTAACCTTGAGGAGCTAAAGGAATTAAACGCACAAAGACTTATTTTAGAGGATTTTCCAAAGACTTTTCAAGAGATTAAAGATACAGAGCTTGTAAAACAGATGAGCGAGGAAGAAATTGACCGAGTATTTAACGGACAGCTTTCCTCAAAAGATAAGCAAAAGGAACAGGACATCTTTTATCTTAGTGATGAAATGGGAATTTCCTTAGAAGAAGCAGAGAGTATTATTAACGATAGGAACAAATTGTCAGGTGTTAGCATAGAGGATACAGACAACAAAGGGACTTTCCCTGATGAAAAAATTGCCATTAAGGTCGGTACAGAGTTTATTTTGGCAGATAAGTCTGATGTAGCTCATATCAATTTATCCGAAGCGAAAAATAGCGTGGCTCTTGGCGGTGTAAAGTACAAGCTGTTTTATGGAGAAAGCTATGAAGATAGCAAAAAGGTTGATGAACTGATAGACAGCTACGGCTATACAGCGTATGAACTAAAAGAACATTTAAGAATAGATACAGCCGAGTATAAAACTTATGAAAACTTTGAAGAAATGGAAGAAGCACTTGAGAAAAGTCCTGTTCAATCTACCCTATTTGACTATGTTCAGCAAAAGGAAGAAGTAGAGCTGAATGAAAAAGAGGAAAGTCTTGCGGATAAATTTGCAGTGAAACAAGGCGATACTGTATATTTTGACCATGAAGCATATATTGCAAGGGATATTGAAAAAAACAAGGTAAATGGAAAACCGGAGGTATGGCTGTATCCGGCAAGAGATGGAAATAGGCAAATCGCAATCGTACCGTTTATGGATAATGAGGAGCTGTTAAGAAAGATAAGCCTTGAAAGACCAAGTTTTATTGTTGGTGATGAAGTTAAATACAAGGATAAGGGCTGTACCATCACACGCTTTGACAATATGGGAAATAACCTAAAGACCGTAACGGTTAAGGATAATACCGAATATCTTGGCGGTATGATAACAGGCTCCGATGTCATTCCTTATCGTCTGGAAAGCGATCTTGAGAGGGTATTTGAAAATCTGACATACAAGAAAGCTAAAGATACGATTCAAGACATTGATGAAAAGGCAGAAAAACTAAAAATAGAAGCTCATAACTTTAAGATTACCGAAGAAATCATCCCTGAAAAATTAACGCCAAGTGAAAGGTTAAATAATAACTTGGAAGCAATTTCCATGCTTAACCGAGTGGAAAGAGGAGAACGAGAGCCTGACAGCACCGCTCAGGAAGTCTTGGCAAAATATGTCGGTTGGGGCGGACTATCCGAAGTCTTTGACGAGAGCAAGGAAGGTCAGTGGAAAGAAGCAAGAGCTTTTCTAAAGGAGAACTTATCGCAGGATGAATATGACTCTGCAAAAGAATCTACCTTAACGAGCTTTTACACACCGAAAACAGTTATTGACAGTATCTACTCTACCCTGTCAGGAATGGGCTTCAAGAGTGGTAATATCTTAGAGCCGTCAATGGGCATCGGAAACTTTATCGGCAATCTTCCTGATGAAATGAAAAAGTCCAAATTTTACGGTGTGGAGCTTGACTCCGTAAGCGGTCGAATTGGAAAACTTCTATATCCGGAAAGTGATATACAGATTAAAGGACTGGAAGAAACTTCCTTTTCCAATAATTTCTTTGATGCTGTTATCGGTAATGTACCCTTTGGAGAGTACAAGGTCAATGACAGGGAGTATAACAAAAATAACTTCCTGATCCACGACTATTTTTTTGCGAAATCCATCGATAAAGTAAGAAACGGAGGTATCATCGCCTTTATCACATCTTCAGGTACGATGGATAAAAAGGACGAAAGTGTCAGACGATACCTTGCAGCAAGAGCGGAGTTTTTAGGAGCAATCAGACTTCCAAACGATACCTTTAAGGGTGTTGCCGGAACAGAAGTAACATCAGACATTATCTTTTTAAAGAAAAGGGACAGTATCAGAGAGCGTGAGGAGGACTGGATACATCTATCTGAAGATGAAAAGGGAATGACCTACAATAAATATTTTGTGGAAAATCCTCAGATGGTGCTTGGTTCTATGGAAGAAGTGTCAGGCAGATTTGGAAATACTCTTGCTTGTTTGCCAAAAGAAAATGCCGACTTAAAAGAGCTGCTTGCAAAGGCAAGTGAAGAAATATCCAAAGGAGCAGCCTATGAAGAAATAGAGCTACTTGATGATGAAATCAGCACAATACCTGCAACGGACGATGTTAAGAACTTTTCCTACACCGTTATTGATGGTGAAGTGTATTACAGAGAAAATTCACTTTTCGTAAAGAAAGAAGTAACAGATAAAAACAAGGAAAAGATTAAGGATTATCTTTCGTTAAATGATGCTCTAAAAGATGTCATTTACAAACAGAAGGAAGATTTTTCAGATGATGAAGTAAAGAAAGCTCAGGAGAAGTTAAATGAAGTCTATGACAGTTTTTCTAAAAAGCATGGATATGTCAATAACCTAAGTAATACCAGAGCCTTAAAAGAGGATAGTAACTTCCCTCTTATTTCTTCCATAGAAATTCTTGACGAAGAAGAAAACTTCAAGGAAAAGGGGGATATATTCTCCAAGAGGACAATCACAAAGGCAAAGACCATTGACCATGTGGACACTTCCCTTGAAGCACTGGTATTATCCGTATCCGAAAAAGGATATGTGGATTTTGAGTATATGAAAAGCCTGACAGGAAAAGAGCGACCTACTTTGATTGAGGAGCTTAGAGGAGAGATTTATCTAAGTATCAGGGAAGAACAGAACTTTTACAGACCGCTATCCTTTAACTTGGAAGATGG contains these protein-coding regions:
- a CDS encoding Eco57I restriction-modification methylase domain-containing protein, with the protein product MADREREQSAVWGDNFSLEGNDHQGNRGNLKENTKVEIREADKASFSLPENSYGQIRLSIPLAQKDIDTVLINGGNHDGGRLPVIAEFSKGKSNEELGEYLKNTFQGGNGYIIDGSEISAWYSGKGIHFASGTSAREDNTQVLSWSDAANRIAELLNSGEFATNVEISEALDYERDRISESLWYLIHDLSVEGKEQGFFEFLEKGGGFPDETKRLSEALKNPEYLVNVIKEYGRFLEAYREDRDVLRFHYHKVDSLYQKLQELELSRKEYSTNLTELPKVKAFITEDEVLATLSRGSGIDRGKERITKFFKENHTLQEKADFLKDEYGTGGRSHAVSGLTGSGEWHDAKGIKLEKNDCNDVFLTWSSVAKHIDELLSKNLYEEKKIESKAEREESKEPQKSQYYSKDEPENLMTKEMLERVPEIYTQEDVELADKEVHAAYIIPFRSNWTWYMTEYDRESGEAFGLVVGIEPEWGYFNLEELKELNAQRLILEDFPKTFQEIKDTELVKQMSEEEIDRVFNGQLSSKDKQKEQDIFYLSDEMGISLEEAESIINDRNKLSGVSIEDTDNKGTFPDEKIAIKVGTEFILADKSDVAHINLSEAKNSVALGGVKYKLFYGESYEDSKKVDELIDSYGYTAYELKEHLRIDTAEYKTYENFEEMEEALEKSPVQSTLFDYVQQKEEVELNEKEESLADKFAVKQGDTVYFDHEAYIARDIEKNKVNGKPEVWLYPARDGNRQIAIVPFMDNEELLRKISLERPSFIVGDEVKYKDKGCTITRFDNMGNNLKTVTVKDNTEYLGGMITGSDVIPYRLESDLERVFENLTYKKAKDTIQDIDEKAEKLKIEAHNFKITEEIIPEKLTPSERLNNNLEAISMLNRVERGEREPDSTAQEVLAKYVGWGGLSEVFDESKEGQWKEARAFLKENLSQDEYDSAKESTLTSFYTPKTVIDSIYSTLSGMGFKSGNILEPSMGIGNFIGNLPDEMKKSKFYGVELDSVSGRIGKLLYPESDIQIKGLEETSFSNNFFDAVIGNVPFGEYKVNDREYNKNNFLIHDYFFAKSIDKVRNGGIIAFITSSGTMDKKDESVRRYLAARAEFLGAIRLPNDTFKGVAGTEVTSDIIFLKKRDSIREREEDWIHLSEDEKGMTYNKYFVENPQMVLGSMEEVSGRFGNTLACLPKENADLKELLAKASEEISKGAAYEEIELLDDEISTIPATDDVKNFSYTVIDGEVYYRENSLFVKKEVTDKNKEKIKDYLSLNDALKDVIYKQKEDFSDDEVKKAQEKLNEVYDSFSKKHGYVNNLSNTRALKEDSNFPLISSIEILDEEENFKEKGDIFSKRTITKAKTIDHVDTSLEALVLSVSEKGYVDFEYMKSLTGKERPTLIEELRGEIYLSIREEQNFYRPLSFNLEDGDLPFACANGSNSYKYGYVTKDEYLSGNIRDKIAIVDSYLAKLRQTERELPHLGYAEDGKEKELISYEMNRLEYQKAELTKVLPKELEASEISVRLGATWIPIKDIEKFIFETLKTPGYAKWDIKVKFSNLTSEWNIEGKSRDKGNDLAEMTYGTSRVNGYKLIEDALNLKETKVFDQIENPDGSKSSVLNKKETLLAGQKQELLKEEFKNWIFNDQERRNRLVKLYNERFNSIRNREYDGSNLSFEGMNTEIELRPHQRNAIARSLYGGNTLLAHVVGSGKTFEMVASAMESKRLGMCSKSLFVVPNHLTGQIGREFMQLYPSANIMVADKKDFEPRNRKRFIGKIATGEYDAVVIGHTQFEKIPMSKEYQEKHIQDQIDEILNYIEEYKHDRNQNFTVKQLEKTKKKLEARLEKLNDDFKKDDVITFEELGVDKLFVDEAHGFKNCAKRC
- a CDS encoding CD1107 family mobile element protein; the encoded protein is MRTVMKNKVFTRLMTALFLAVMVMIAAYPSVAYAQIDEKEAAKETVKEEPKKPEITVIKKEEEKEVRYPNKLNAKEPENLKQNNAASNSEKVNTNKGVASAPSKARASVTENKDNANKDYPIHHNSDKDNKETDKYSADARQFITFKTKNGKTFHLIINHDEQGENVMLLTEVSEDDLLNMVEAKEKPKEVVKEEPVKQEKTEEAKSEKKEEKSSTGTYILLALVTLGALGAGYYFKVAKKKEDKELESLEEDDDFFSEGEGNEEMENETETDDSEDELEE
- a CDS encoding DNA topoisomerase 3 gives rise to the protein MELVIAEKPSVALSIAKVIGAKNKKDGYYGGNGYRVSWCVGHLIQMANPDAYDEKYAKWKIDDLPIIPSEYQYEVAKATKKQFNTLKKLMNDKEIDTVINACDAGREGEAIFRLVYLQANCKKKMKRLWISSMEDSAIKDGFDNLKDGKDYGNLFESAQARAIADWLVGMNISRLYSCLYKQNYSVGRVQTPTLSMIVKRDDEIANFKKEKYYTVELELDGFTLSTERINSLEVAEQLKNLIEGRIEIADVIQKEKIIKPDLPFDLTTLQRECNKYFGYSAKQTLDYAQSLYEKKLITYPRTDSRYLTEDMITSTVNNILGKNDFDTERIKIVFNSKKVTDHHAVIPTVSSLSEDISKLPESEAKVYRLISNKFHASVGYSLTQNTTKIVAEFDGFEFTSTGNVIKEEGFTKYLKEYKSKKNEGSVLPEVNVGDVLEIKEKEIKEKYSQPPKHFTEDTLLKAMELAGSDALEKGVEVEREGLGTPATRAGIIENLIYKEFIERDKKNLIATPKGKSLIEIVADNFKSAEMTAQWEMELSEIAQGKSSKKEFLEKIEEQIKHTVEEHQKNE